In a single window of the Leisingera daeponensis DSM 23529 genome:
- a CDS encoding AMP-binding protein, with product MQMGAEGKQSLPALLQRNAAQFANAPAYREKEFGIWQCWTWAETAKEIEALALGLINLGVNEGDFVAIIGRNRPYLYWSMVAAQAVGAVPVPLYQDAVAEEMAYVLGHCGARFVIVGDQEQADKVIEIQDQLHQFEHMIYLDPRGMRKYDHTQLHQFSHIQDQGRAARDELSGELTARQNKLNYDSTCVMLYTSGTTGKPKGVVLSNRNVIESAKNSAEFDKLTQNENILSYLPMAWVGDFIFSVGQAYWCGFCVNCPESADTMMTDLREIGPTYFFAPPRVFEGQLTNVMIRMEDASTLKRKMFHHFLAHAKNVGGKILDGKPVAMMDRLKYALGNVLVYGPLKDTLGYGRIRVGYTAGEAIGPEIFDFYRSLGINLKQLYGQTEATVFITVQPDGEVRADTVGVPAPEVEIKIGDNGEIYYRSPGTFVEYFNNPESTASTKDAEGWVATGDAGFFEEGSGHLRIIDRAKDVGKMADGSMFAPKYVENKLKFYPDILEAVLFGNGRDRCVAFINIDLTAVGNWAERNNIAYASYQELAGHPRVLETIRSHVTAVNKSVAEDPMLSGCQIHRFVVLHKELDADDGEMTRTRKVRRRIVEEKFDDIITALYDGSEKVSTVTEVTYEDGRKGSIKATLTIVDAEVKPAAVHKVAAE from the coding sequence ATGCAGATGGGCGCCGAGGGGAAGCAATCCCTGCCGGCGCTGCTTCAACGCAATGCGGCGCAATTCGCAAACGCGCCGGCCTACCGGGAAAAGGAATTCGGCATTTGGCAATGCTGGACCTGGGCCGAGACGGCAAAGGAAATTGAGGCGCTGGCGCTGGGGTTGATCAACCTTGGCGTTAACGAGGGTGATTTTGTTGCCATTATCGGCCGCAACCGCCCCTATCTCTACTGGTCGATGGTCGCCGCGCAGGCGGTGGGCGCTGTGCCGGTGCCGCTCTATCAGGATGCGGTGGCCGAGGAGATGGCCTATGTGCTTGGCCATTGCGGCGCGCGTTTCGTGATCGTGGGCGATCAGGAACAGGCCGACAAGGTGATCGAGATCCAGGATCAGCTGCATCAGTTTGAGCACATGATCTACCTCGATCCGCGCGGCATGCGGAAATACGATCACACCCAGCTGCACCAATTCAGCCATATCCAGGATCAGGGCCGGGCGGCCCGCGACGAACTGAGCGGCGAGTTGACCGCGCGCCAGAACAAGCTGAACTACGACAGCACCTGCGTGATGCTTTACACCTCCGGCACCACCGGCAAACCGAAGGGTGTGGTGCTGTCGAACCGCAATGTGATCGAAAGCGCCAAGAACTCCGCTGAGTTCGACAAGCTGACCCAGAACGAGAACATTCTCTCTTACCTGCCGATGGCCTGGGTGGGCGATTTCATTTTCTCGGTCGGGCAGGCCTACTGGTGCGGTTTCTGCGTGAATTGCCCGGAAAGCGCTGACACCATGATGACCGACCTGCGCGAGATCGGTCCGACGTATTTCTTTGCGCCGCCGCGGGTTTTTGAGGGCCAGCTGACCAACGTCATGATCCGGATGGAGGACGCAAGCACCCTGAAGCGCAAGATGTTCCACCATTTCCTGGCCCACGCGAAAAACGTGGGTGGCAAGATCCTGGACGGCAAGCCCGTCGCCATGATGGACCGCCTGAAATACGCGCTGGGTAATGTTCTGGTCTACGGCCCGCTTAAGGACACGCTGGGTTATGGCCGCATTCGCGTGGGGTACACTGCGGGGGAGGCGATCGGGCCGGAGATTTTCGATTTCTACCGCTCGCTGGGTATCAACCTTAAGCAGCTGTACGGCCAGACAGAGGCTACCGTGTTCATTACCGTGCAGCCGGATGGCGAAGTGCGTGCCGACACCGTCGGCGTGCCGGCGCCGGAGGTGGAGATCAAGATCGGCGACAACGGGGAGATCTATTACCGTTCGCCTGGCACCTTCGTGGAATACTTCAACAACCCGGAATCCACCGCTTCGACAAAGGATGCCGAAGGCTGGGTGGCCACCGGCGATGCCGGCTTCTTCGAGGAAGGCTCCGGCCATCTGCGGATCATCGACCGCGCCAAAGATGTGGGCAAGATGGCAGACGGCAGCATGTTTGCGCCTAAGTATGTGGAAAACAAGCTGAAGTTCTATCCGGACATCCTGGAGGCGGTGCTGTTCGGCAATGGCCGCGACCGGTGTGTCGCCTTTATCAACATCGACCTTACGGCCGTGGGCAACTGGGCAGAGCGCAACAATATCGCCTACGCGTCCTACCAGGAACTGGCGGGCCATCCGAGGGTTCTGGAAACCATCCGGTCGCATGTGACGGCAGTGAACAAATCTGTCGCGGAAGATCCGATGCTGTCAGGCTGCCAGATCCACCGCTTTGTGGTTCTGCACAAGGAACTGGATGCGGATGATGGCGAAATGACCCGTACCCGCAAGGTGCGCCGCCGTATCGTGGAAGAGAAGTTCGACGATATCATCACCGCGCTTTACGACGGTTCGGAAAAGGTCTCGACCGTCACGGAAGTGACCTATGAGGACGGCCGCAAGGGCTCCATCAAGGCGACGCTGACCATCGTCGATGCCGAAGTGAAACCGGCAGCGGTTCACAAGGTGGCCGCGGAATGA
- a CDS encoding response regulator transcription factor, whose product MTSPLVTILDDEPEIRRILTETLEDAGFRTQSFARAREFEAALNRVTPDVCLVDLSLPDTDGLALVHRLALEQGAAVIIISGRAQVQDRVTGLELGADDYITKPFDPAEVVARVRARLRSGPRTAAPASETARFSGWTAHFDRYMLEDDTGTETPFSHAEGEVLRLFLDSPKRLISRAQMQEALGGAAGESFDRAMDVRISRLRTKLREDPKNPRLIKTIYGAGYIFLGDVDWA is encoded by the coding sequence ATGACATCCCCCCTGGTCACCATCCTGGATGACGAGCCGGAAATCCGCCGGATCCTGACCGAAACGCTGGAGGATGCGGGTTTCCGGACCCAAAGCTTCGCCCGCGCACGCGAGTTCGAGGCGGCGCTGAACCGGGTGACACCGGACGTTTGCCTTGTGGATCTGTCGTTGCCCGACACGGACGGGCTGGCGCTGGTGCACAGGCTTGCGCTAGAACAAGGCGCGGCGGTCATCATCATCTCCGGCCGCGCCCAGGTGCAGGACCGGGTGACAGGGCTGGAGCTAGGGGCGGATGACTATATCACCAAACCGTTCGACCCGGCCGAGGTCGTGGCCAGGGTCCGCGCCCGCCTGCGCAGCGGCCCCCGCACCGCGGCGCCGGCCAGCGAAACCGCACGGTTTTCCGGCTGGACCGCCCATTTTGACCGCTACATGCTGGAAGATGACACCGGCACCGAGACCCCCTTCTCCCACGCCGAAGGCGAGGTGCTGCGGCTGTTTCTGGATAGCCCCAAGCGGCTGATCTCCCGCGCCCAGATGCAGGAGGCGCTTGGCGGTGCTGCCGGCGAAAGTTTCGACCGGGCGATGGATGTGCGGATTTCGCGCCTGCGGACCAAGCTGCGCGAGGACCCCAAGAACCCGCGGCTGATCAAAACCATCTATGGCGCGGGTTATATCTTTCTCGGCGACGTGGACTGGGCCTGA
- a CDS encoding ABC transporter ATP-binding protein: MLDNSESYVTEDGRTIGGVVMEMKNITLRFGGVVAIKDISFDIREGEIRAIIGPNGAGKSSMLNVISGFYVPQEGEVLFHGKKRPPMRPYEVARQGIARTFQNIALFEGMSVLDNVMTGRLNYMKTGLFSQALWKGKAEAEETENREVVEKIIDFLEIQHIRKTPVARLPYGLKKRVELARALAAEPKLLLLDEPMAGMNVEEKEDMSRFILDVNDEFGTTIALIEHDMGVVMDLSDRVVVMDYGKKIGDGTPDEVRNNQDVIDAYLGVSHD; this comes from the coding sequence ATGCTTGATAATTCCGAGAGCTACGTCACGGAAGACGGCCGCACCATCGGCGGCGTCGTGATGGAGATGAAAAACATCACCCTGCGGTTCGGCGGCGTGGTGGCGATCAAGGACATTTCCTTTGACATCCGTGAGGGCGAAATCCGCGCGATCATCGGCCCGAATGGCGCCGGCAAGTCCTCGATGCTGAACGTGATCTCCGGTTTCTATGTGCCGCAGGAAGGCGAGGTGCTGTTTCACGGCAAGAAGCGCCCGCCGATGCGCCCCTATGAGGTCGCACGCCAGGGCATCGCCCGAACCTTCCAGAACATCGCCCTTTTCGAAGGCATGAGCGTTCTGGATAACGTCATGACCGGGCGGCTCAACTATATGAAAACAGGCCTGTTTTCGCAGGCTCTGTGGAAAGGCAAGGCAGAGGCCGAAGAAACCGAGAACCGGGAAGTGGTTGAGAAAATCATCGACTTTCTGGAGATCCAGCACATCCGCAAGACACCGGTGGCGCGGCTGCCCTACGGCCTGAAGAAGCGGGTCGAGCTGGCGCGCGCGCTGGCGGCGGAGCCGAAGCTGCTGCTGCTGGATGAGCCGATGGCCGGCATGAACGTCGAGGAGAAGGAGGACATGTCCCGCTTCATCCTGGATGTGAACGATGAATTCGGCACCACCATCGCCCTGATCGAGCACGACATGGGCGTGGTGATGGACCTCAGCGACCGGGTCGTGGTGATGGATTACGGCAAAAAGATCGGTGACGGCACACCGGATGAGGTGCGCAATAACCAGGATGTGATCGACGCTTACCTGGGGGTCAGCCATGACTGA
- a CDS encoding hybrid sensor histidine kinase/response regulator — translation MNRTNKQHAAMTTAGLNLIAQALSIYDNDLRLSVCNRRFQEMFNLPDHLTQPGASFADTIRFLAENGEYAPETDIEDIVRTRVEQALNFVAHYLERERPNGQMISIEGSPLPQGGWVTVYTDITRTKRAEQLLRARSEELSEKLIAYTEELSAANRQLEAANTALEEAKRQLTEIEGRTRLTTEMMPAHIAHVDADGYYTYTNRRLSSVFPSRPSDILGMHISDALGPDAFERIEPHLLAAYKGGSPVFEFTESHGSRRIRVAFTPDQQGGVYILSMDVTEETQARVALQQARRREMAAQMTSGLAHDFSNLLTIILGMQGKLEKMGLDGEAAEMVQGTLSAARRGGRLLNRIAEMTGQRTLRPQATNMHDLLGELKILASPSLPQGVGLSILDNMPDQVLLLDSGKLQDALLNLILNARDACGTSGQITVSAHAVGHTWVEITVTDTGPGFSAEALEKALNPFFTTKGSEGSGLGLPMVYDMAKLAGGDMRLGNTLTGASVTLRLPYRQAPDAKGGMALLVEDSEELRTAFRDMLIDLGYSVIEAASVDEASALTADLPDIALVLSDIKLEGSATGIELASRLDGSGLPCILMTSLPVSDPLFRKALKCGPVLRKPFTTHQLSELIAPEPAA, via the coding sequence ATGAACCGTACAAATAAGCAGCACGCCGCCATGACCACCGCCGGGCTGAACCTGATCGCCCAGGCGCTGTCAATTTATGACAATGACTTGCGGCTGTCCGTGTGCAACCGCCGCTTCCAAGAAATGTTCAATCTTCCGGACCATCTGACGCAGCCCGGGGCGTCCTTCGCCGACACCATCCGCTTTCTGGCGGAAAACGGCGAATATGCCCCGGAAACAGATATCGAAGATATCGTGCGGACCCGGGTCGAGCAGGCGCTGAATTTCGTGGCCCACTACCTGGAGCGTGAGCGCCCCAACGGGCAAATGATTTCAATCGAAGGCTCGCCGCTGCCGCAGGGCGGATGGGTGACCGTCTATACTGACATCACCCGCACCAAACGGGCAGAACAGCTGCTGCGCGCCCGGTCGGAGGAGCTGTCCGAAAAGCTGATCGCCTATACCGAGGAGCTGTCTGCGGCCAACCGCCAACTGGAGGCCGCCAACACCGCGCTGGAAGAGGCCAAGCGGCAGCTAACCGAGATCGAGGGCCGCACCCGCCTGACCACCGAGATGATGCCCGCCCATATCGCACATGTGGATGCGGACGGCTATTACACATATACCAACCGCCGCCTCAGCTCAGTTTTTCCCAGCCGCCCCTCGGATATTCTGGGCATGCATATCTCAGACGCACTGGGGCCTGACGCCTTTGAACGGATAGAGCCGCATCTGCTGGCCGCCTACAAAGGCGGCAGCCCAGTGTTTGAGTTCACCGAAAGCCACGGCAGCCGCCGTATCCGGGTGGCCTTCACACCGGATCAGCAGGGCGGCGTTTACATCCTGTCGATGGACGTGACCGAGGAAACCCAGGCCCGTGTTGCGCTGCAGCAGGCCCGCCGCCGCGAGATGGCGGCGCAGATGACCAGCGGCCTGGCGCATGATTTCTCCAACCTCCTGACCATCATTTTGGGCATGCAGGGCAAGCTGGAGAAAATGGGCCTGGACGGTGAAGCCGCGGAAATGGTCCAGGGCACCCTGTCCGCCGCACGGCGTGGCGGACGGCTGCTGAACCGGATCGCCGAGATGACCGGCCAGCGCACTCTGCGCCCGCAGGCCACCAACATGCATGACCTGCTGGGCGAACTGAAGATCCTCGCCTCCCCCTCGCTGCCGCAGGGGGTCGGTCTCAGCATTCTCGACAACATGCCGGATCAGGTGCTGCTGCTGGACAGCGGCAAATTGCAGGATGCGCTTCTGAACCTGATTCTGAATGCCCGCGATGCCTGCGGCACCTCCGGCCAGATCACCGTCAGCGCCCACGCGGTCGGGCACACTTGGGTTGAGATCACCGTCACCGATACCGGCCCTGGTTTCTCTGCCGAAGCGCTGGAGAAGGCCCTGAACCCGTTCTTCACCACCAAGGGCAGCGAAGGCTCCGGCCTGGGCCTTCCGATGGTTTACGACATGGCCAAGCTTGCGGGCGGCGACATGCGGCTGGGCAACACTCTGACCGGTGCCTCAGTCACCCTGCGGCTGCCCTACCGTCAGGCCCCCGATGCCAAAGGCGGCATGGCGCTTTTGGTGGAGGACAGCGAGGAACTGCGCACCGCCTTCCGCGACATGCTGATCGACCTTGGCTATTCGGTGATCGAAGCCGCCAGCGTTGATGAGGCCAGCGCGCTGACCGCCGACCTGCCGGACATCGCGCTGGTGCTGTCGGACATCAAGCTGGAAGGCTCCGCGACCGGCATCGAGCTGGCCTCCAGGCTCGACGGGTCCGGCCTGCCCTGCATTCTGATGACCTCATTGCCGGTCAGCGATCCGTTGTTCCGCAAGGCATTGAAATGCGGGCCGGTTTTGCGCAAACCTTTCACCACCCACCAGTTGTCCGAATTGATCGCACCGGAGCCTGCCGCATGA